From Candidatus Zymogenus saltonus, the proteins below share one genomic window:
- a CDS encoding CDP-alcohol phosphatidyltransferase family protein, translating into MPRYSLDDVREVVLLDSWWGRYFLDPISIRLTWLIANFTRLSPNAVTFFSFLFALVSAYLFYRGERLFLVAGAVVYEFGFILDTVDGKLARLTGKSSTAGAFLDVYLDNISVFLNLFALVMGRFLISGEKKYIIVGLIYIFVHFLQILSKYQALHFLGRGYKQEFYGGERADVGKNLFASIKGFFARRKLSMVLFSTVEGEAIVFFIGPLTGLVFESILVSLVLVFLFFILKSILFFKSSMALDRKERPADK; encoded by the coding sequence ATGCCTCGATATTCCCTGGACGACGTGAGAGAGGTTGTGCTTTTGGACAGCTGGTGGGGGAGATACTTCCTTGACCCTATCTCCATACGGCTCACGTGGCTTATCGCCAACTTCACGAGGCTCTCCCCCAACGCGGTGACGTTTTTCTCCTTTCTCTTCGCCCTTGTGTCCGCGTACTTGTTCTACAGGGGAGAAAGGCTGTTTTTAGTAGCAGGGGCGGTCGTATACGAGTTCGGATTTATCCTCGACACCGTCGACGGAAAGCTGGCACGCCTGACGGGAAAGTCCTCCACGGCCGGCGCCTTTCTGGACGTCTATCTCGACAATATCAGCGTCTTTCTGAACCTCTTCGCCCTGGTCATGGGCCGGTTTTTGATCTCGGGCGAGAAGAAATACATCATCGTGGGCCTTATCTATATCTTCGTCCATTTCCTGCAGATCCTGTCGAAATACCAGGCCCTTCATTTCCTGGGGAGGGGATACAAACAGGAATTCTACGGCGGGGAGAGAGCCGATGTAGGAAAGAATTTGTTCGCCTCCATAAAAGGTTTTTTCGCAAGGAGGAAGTTGAGCATGGTGCTCTTTTCCACCGTCGAGGGGGAGGCGATCGTATTTTTCATAGGACCCCTGACGGGCCTCGTTTTTGAATCCATACTGGTATCCCTCGTTCTTGTCTTTCTGTTTTTCATATTGAAGTCGATCCTATTCTTCAAAAGCTCGATGGCCCTGGACAGGAAGGAACGACCGGCGGATAAATGA